From a single Pseudophryne corroboree isolate aPseCor3 chromosome 6, aPseCor3.hap2, whole genome shotgun sequence genomic region:
- the LOC134934236 gene encoding oocyte zinc finger protein XlCOF7.1-like produces MSLTGEKPHLCSECDRSFTYKSQLITHQRSHTGERPFTCSECDRSFTHKSQLLTHQRSHTGERPHLCSECDKRFTCQSHLLRHQRSHTEERPFTCSECSKCFSRKSSLVTHQGIHTGEKLFKCSECSKCYTEKRELVTHQRSHTGEKPFPCSECSKCFSRKSSLVIHQRRHKGEKPFKCSECSKCYVIKRELVIHQRSHTGEKPFKCSECSNCFPIKSQLVTHQRSHTGEKPFTCPEYSKCFPQKAEFVIHQRIHTREMPFKCSECRKCFPQKAELVIHQRIHTREKPFKCSECSNCFFSLKSQLVTHQRSHTGEKPFTCSECSKCFSWKSSLVIHQRSHTGEKPFKCSECRKCFPQKAHLLSHQWIHTGEKPFKCSECSNCFPRKSQLVTHQRSHTGEKPFTCSECSKCFSWKSALVLHQRIHTGEKPFKCSECNNCFPRKSQLVSHQWIHTGEKPFTCSECSKSFSQKAVLDRHQRIHSEEKPFKCFECSKCFSENKNLVRHLRIHTGEKPFTCS; encoded by the coding sequence ATGAGtctcacaggagagaaaccacatctgtgttctgagtgtgacagaagctttacatataaatcacagcttatcacacatcagaggagtcacacaggagagagaccatttacatgttctgagtgtgacagaagctttacacATAAATCACAGCTTctcacacatcagaggagtcacacaggagagagaccacatctgtgctctgagtgtgacaaaagATTTACATGTCAATCGCATCTTCtcagacatcagaggagtcacacagaagAGAGACCATTTacctgttctgaatgcagcaaatgtttttctcggaagtcatctcttgttacacatcaggggattcacacaggagagaaactatTTAAATGTTCAGAATGCAGCAAGTGTTATACTGAAAAGCgagaacttgttacacatcagaggagtcacacaggagagaaaccatttccatgttctgaatgcagcaaatgtttttctcggaagtcatctcttgttatacatcagaggagacaCAAAGGAGAGAAGCCATTTAAATGTTCAGAATGCAGCAAGTGTTATGTAATAAAAcgagaacttgttatacatcagaggagtcacacaggagagaagccatttaaaTGTTCGGAATGCAGCAATTGTTTTCCCATCAAGTCAcagcttgttacacatcagagaagtcacacaggagagaaaccatttacatgtcctGAATACAGCAAGTGTTTCCCCCAGAAAGCAGagtttgttatacatcagaggattcacacaagaGAGATGCCATTTAAATGTTCGGAATGCAGGAAGTGTTTCCCCCAGAAAGCAGAGCTTGTTattcatcagaggattcacacaagaGAGAagccatttaaatgttctgaatgcagcaattgTTTTTTTTCCCTGAAGTCAcagcttgttacacatcagagaagtcacacaggagagaaaccatttacatgttctgaatgcagcaaatgtttttcttggaagtcatctcttgttatacatcagaggagtcacacaggagagaagccatttaaaTGTTCGGAATGCAGGAAGTGTTTTCCCCAGAAGGCACATCTTCTTAGTCATCagtggattcacacaggagagaaaccatttaaatgttctgaatgcagcaattgTTTTCCGAGGAAGTCAcagcttgttacacatcagagaagtcacacaggagagaaaccatttacatgttctgaatgcagcaagtgtttttcttgGAAGTCAgctcttgttctacatcagaggattcacacaggagagaagccatttaaatgttctgaatgcaacAATTGTTTTCCCAGAAAGTCACAGCTTGTTAGTCATCagtggattcacacaggagagaaaccatttacatgttcggaATGCAGCAAGAGTTTTTCCCAGAAGGCAGTGCTTGATAGACATCAAAGGATTCACTCAGAGGAAAAACcatttaaatgttttgaatgcagcaagtgtttttccgaaAATAAAAATCTTGTTAGACAtctgaggattcacacaggagaaaaaccatttacatgttcataa